The following coding sequences are from one Anaerohalosphaeraceae bacterium window:
- the cysK gene encoding cysteine synthase A, with translation MLTDNILDLIGNTPLIQLRGEPIYAKAEFLNPGGSIKDRVALAMLEGAERDGKLKPDSIIVEPTSGNTGIGIALVGRLKGYKVRIVMPENMSIERKKLIKALGADLILTPAEKSIAGAVETVEQMQIENPRVFVPQQFKNPDNPRIHYEQTAVELWRQMTGDIACFVAGVGSGGTLQGIGRFLREHKSDVRIVAVEPKDVSALLGHEPGLHQIQGIGDGFIPDILDVSLVDEVIEVTDEDAIETTRQLSMKHGLLVGISSGANVWAARQMAARIKGNIATVLPDRAERYFSTALL, from the coding sequence TGATCGGCAACACCCCCCTGATTCAGCTGCGGGGCGAGCCCATCTATGCCAAGGCGGAGTTTCTTAATCCAGGCGGGAGCATCAAGGACCGCGTCGCCCTGGCCATGCTCGAAGGGGCCGAGCGGGACGGCAAGCTCAAACCCGATTCCATCATCGTCGAACCCACCTCCGGCAATACGGGCATCGGCATAGCCCTCGTCGGTCGGCTGAAGGGCTACAAAGTCCGCATCGTAATGCCCGAAAATATGAGCATCGAACGCAAGAAACTCATCAAAGCCCTCGGAGCCGACTTGATTTTGACTCCCGCCGAAAAAAGCATCGCCGGCGCCGTCGAAACGGTCGAACAGATGCAGATTGAAAACCCCCGCGTCTTTGTTCCCCAGCAGTTCAAAAATCCAGACAATCCCCGTATTCATTATGAACAGACAGCCGTGGAACTATGGCGGCAGATGACCGGCGATATTGCCTGTTTTGTCGCCGGCGTCGGCAGCGGCGGCACACTCCAGGGCATCGGACGATTCCTGCGGGAGCACAAATCCGATGTACGAATCGTCGCCGTCGAACCCAAAGACGTATCCGCACTGCTGGGGCACGAACCCGGCCTGCATCAGATACAGGGCATCGGCGACGGCTTCATTCCGGACATTCTGGATGTTTCTTTGGTGGATGAAGTCATCGAAGTCACCGATGAAGATGCCATTGAAACCACTCGGCAGCTGAGTATGAAGCATGGCCTTCTGGTCGGCATCTCCTCCGGAGCCAATGTCTGGGCAGCCAGACAGATGGCGGCTCGAATCAAAGGAAATATCGCAACGGTATTGCCGGATCGTGCCGAGCGATACTTCAGCACCGCCCTGCTGTAA